The segment aaagcTACTCAATGGGATGTTTGATGCTGGATTCCACAGCAGAATGTAGTCCTCTGCTAATTGCTGAGGGGTATGGGAATGCTGCATTGTTACTTGGGTAACCTAGGTTTGCAAGCCGCGATAGAGCTTTAATGCTACCTGGAGGTCTCCCTGGGCTGACTTTGTATCCAGCAGCTTTGGTTGTGCCCAAGGGTCTGCCCGGACTTGTCTTAAATCCAGCAGCTTTGGTGGTTCCTAATGGTCTTCCAGTGCTGGTTCTGTACCCTGCTAATTTGGTGGTCCCAGAAGGCCTTCCTCGCTTCCCAGATCTGCCCagattcttctttttctttccatCACCTTTTGTCTCCAGATCCCTGCTGCTTGTGGTTTGCAAGTGTGCCTCATTTATGGTTTCTTGAGTCTGGCAAGAAATGGTCTTATGACTGACAGAATGGGTGTACTTGCTTTGCTGAGTGGTATACAAGCCAAATTGATCCACACTCCTCATACGGTCATCATTAAGACATGAGGACTTGCCGCTTGTACAGAATGAAACAGTACCGCTAGTGACTGGTCGCATCATTTTCTGGAATGAGAAAAGTATATATGCAATTAGCTTCTTTTCATTCTTTGAGATAAACAGTACTTGAATAACTTACTAGTAAAGACAGTGAGACAGTTTTTAAAGTTGGCCAACATTTCTTTCATTTATCAATTGTGACATttttcagcaattaacaaattgactaagattacattttattttagttatttagcTGTTATTACAGCTATTTTACAGTAATATAGTCAAATGTGCATTACCATTcaactattacttaaagggacactgaacccacattttttctttcatgattcagacagagaatgcaattttaagcaactttctaatttactccgattatcaatttttatttgttctcttgctatctttatttgaaaaagaaagcatctaagctatttttttggtttagcaccctggacagcacttgtttattggtgggtgaatttaaccaccaatcagcaagatcaacccaggttgttcaccaaaaaacagaatttatgcttacctgataaattactttctccaacggtgtgtccggtccacggcgtcatccattacttgtgggaaatattctcccccacagggaaaggcaaggagagcacacagcaagagctgtccatatagctccccctctggctccgccccccagtcattcgaccgacggttaggagaaaaaggagaaactatagggtgccgtggtgactgtagtgtataaagaaaaaattgtccaacctgattaggaaaccagggcgggccgtggaccgaacacaccgttggagaaagtaatttatcaggtaagcataaattctgttttctccaacattggtgtgtccggtccacggcgtcatccattacttgtgggaaccaataccaaagctttaggacacggatgaagggagggagcaaatcaggttacctaaatggaaggcaccacggcttgcaaaacctttctcccaaaaatagcctccgaagaagcataagtatcaaatttgtagaatttggcaaaaatgtgcagagaagaccaagtcgctgccttacatatctgatcaacagaagcctcgttcttgtaggcccatgtggaagccacagccctagtagagtgagctgtgattcggtcaggaggttgccgtccggcagtctcataagccaatcggataatgcttttcagccagaaagagagagaggtagcagtagctttttgacctctcctcttaccagagtaaacgacaaacaaagatgaggtttgtctaaaatcttttgttgcttctaaatagaactttaaagcacgaacaacatctaaattgtgtaataaacgttccttctttgaaactggattcggacacaaagaaggaacaactatttcctggttaatattcttgttggaaacaacttttggaagaaaaccaggcttagtacgcaaaacaaccttatctgaatagaaaaccagatagggtggattacattgcaaagcagataattcagaaactcttctagcagaagaaatagcaaccaaaaaaagaactttccaagataataacttaatatctatggaatgtaaaggttcaaacggaaccccttgaagaactgaaagaactaaatttagactccaaggaggagtcatgggtctgtaaacaggcttgattctaaccaaagcctgaacaaaagcttgtacatctggcacagctgccagtcgtttgtgtaacaagacagataaagcagaaatctgtccttttagagaactagctgacaaccctttatccaaaccttcttggagaaaggagagaatccttggaattttaatcttactccaggagaatcccttggatccacaccagcagatatattttttccatattttatggtaaatctttctagtcacaggttttctggcttggaccagagtatctatcacagaattcgaaaacccacgcttggataaaatcaagcgttcaatttccaagcagtcagctgcagagaaactagatttggatgttcgaatggaccttgtactagaagatcctgtctcaaaggtagcttccatggtggagccgatgacatattcaccaggtctgcataccaagtcctgcatggccacgcaggagctatcagaatcaccgaggccttctcctgtttgatcctggctatgagcctgggaaggagaggaaacggtggaaacacatacgctaggttgaacgaccaaggcgccactaatgcatccactagagtcgccttgggatccctggatctggacccgtagcaaggaatcttgaagttctgatgggacgccattagatccatgtctggaatgccccataattgggttaactgagcaaagacctccgggtggagttcccactcccccggatggaaagtctgactactcaaatagtccgcctcccagttgtctactcctgggatgtgaatagcagaaagatggcaggagtgattctctgcccactggatgatcttggttacttccttcatcgctagggaactctttgttcccccctgatgattgatgtacgcaacagtcgttatgttgtccgactgaaatcttatgaacctggcttccgctagctgaggccaagccaggagcgcattgaatattgctcttagttccaaaatgtttatcgggagaagcgactcttcccgagaccataggccctgagctttcagcgagtcccagaccgcgccccatcccaagaggctggcgtcggtcgtgacgatgacccactccggtctgcggaaactcattccctgagacaggtgatcctgggtcaaccaccagagaagtgagtccctggttacctggtctacttgaatttggggagacaagtctgtatagtccccattccactgattgagcatgcacagctgtaatggtcttagatgaattcgatcaaaaggaaccacgtccattgctgcgaccattagtcctattacttccatgcactgagctatggagggttgaggaatagaatgaagaactcgacaagcgtttagaagctttatctttctggcttctgtcaggaagatcttcatttccacagaatctattattgttcccagaaaaggaacccttgtggacggtgacagtgaacttttttctatgttcaccttccacccgtgagatctgagaaaagccaacacaatgtctgtgtgggcccttgctttggaaagagacaacgcttggattaggatgtcgtctagataaggtgctacggcgatgcccctcggccttaggaccgctagaagggaccctagcacctttgtgaaaattctgggagcggtggctaaaccgaatggaagagccacaaactggtaatgtttgtccagaaaggcgaacctcaggaactgatgatgagttttgtggattgggatatgcagatacgcatcctttagatccacggtagtcaaaaattgaccctgctggattgtcggcaagattgtccgaatggtttccattttgaaggatggaactctgaggaacttgtttaatatctttaaatccagaattggcctgaaagttccctcttttttgggaaccacaaacaggtttgagtaaaaacctagaccttgttccccggaggggactgggtttatcactcccatctttgataggtctcttacacaatataagaatgcctgtttctttatctggtctgaagataagcgagacaggtggaaccttccctttggaggaagtcccttgaactctagcaggtatcccttggagactatctctagtgcccagggatccagaacatctcttgcccaagcctgagcgaagagagatagtctgccccctaccagatccggtcccggatcgggggctaccccttcatgctgtcttggtagcagcagcaggtttcttggtctgtttacccttgttccagccttgcatgggcttccaagcgggtttgggctgggccgcgttaccttcttgtctagcggcagtggagttattagccggtccgttcctgaaattgcgaaaggaacgaaaattagacttgttcttagccttaaaaggcctatcctgtgggagggcatggcccttacccccagtgatgtctgaaataatttccttcaatttcggcccaaaaagggtcttacccttgaaaggaatattaagtaacttagtcttggacgacacatctgccgaccaggattttagccaaagcgccctccgcgctactatagcagagtttttcgccgccaatttcgttatttgaaaggcggcatccaatataaaggaattagctaactttaatgcgtgaattctgtccatgacttcttcataggaagtctctttctggagcgacctttctagttcctcgaaccaaaaggacgccgctgaagtgacagtaataacacacgtagctggttgaaggatgaacccttgctgaacaaaaatctttttaagcaatccttccaattttttatccataggatcttttcctctataggaatagttgtgcgcttcgctagtgttgaaacagctccctcaaccttcggggcCGTCTGCCAtttgtcccttctagggtctactatgggaaacattttcttaaatataggaggtggggcaaagggtacacctggcttctcccactccttttccactatgttcgcttcCCTCTTGGgcattggaaaagcgtcgtcgtgcactgggacctcaaaaaatttgtccaatttgcacaacttctctggtactaccatagaatcacagttatccagagtagctaatacctccttaagcaaagcgcggagatgttctagcttaaacttaaatgctactatatcaggttctgcctgttgagaaattttttcctgagtctgaaatttcaccctcagacagcccttccctcacagccaattccgattgatgtgagggtaaaatagataaggcatcgtcagcgtctgattgttcatcctttttatctgtatttaaaactgaacaatcacgctttctctgaaatgctggcagtttggataaaagatttgctatagaattatccactactgctgttaattgttgcatagaaataagcactggcgcgctaggtgtcgcctgcgcgggcaaagctggtgtagacacagaaggagaggatgtagaactatccccactaccttcattagataagtcatcttgggcaacattatgaaatgtaacagagctgtcctgattttgtttggacgctatggcacaattttcacaaacACTCGAAgcgggaaccacatttgtctctatacacacagaacataggttatctgatggcacagacatgttaaacagatttaggcaggcaaacaatgcaataaaaacgattttaaacaaaaacgttactgtctatttaaataataaaatgacacactttatttctgaatgttcaaaaaactatgaaggcaatatccgatttttatggaatttggaccccagtgtcttaatgcttagaaagcattgcacagcaaatatggagactctagctcttaaaacaagcaaaccggagctaattgttggatttaaccgtttttatacaccacaatccctgctacagcattgctgcagcttttaccttccttaggggccAACCATCCACAGACATAAGCCTTCTGGagacactttctgagccacaggaccctctcacatgaaactgcatgcactgccttgaaatcaactgcacagctgaagtgccaaaatgaggccttctccctcagtacactagtgtgaaggggccttcctgactagatttaggtgtctaaaacaagccagatcaataaaaaacgtccccaagtgtatatgagcttataaaacatttcaaatgccatcatattgtaataaaaaccaatcgatttggcccctaacagtgtctaccagcataaaaatcaaaaaggggatattctccttcccaacaggaagttgcaagagatcacccatagcagagttgctatatagctcctcccctaactgccatatccagtcattcgaccgaaaacatgcagagaaaggaaaaaccatagggtgcagtggtgactgtagtttaaatgaaaaaattacctgccttaaaaggacagggcgggccgtggactggatacactacaagagaaataaatttatcaggtaagtataaattatgttttctcttgttaattgtatccagtccacggatcatccattacttatgggataccaataccaaagctaaagtacacggatgatgggagggacaaggcaggtacttaaacggaagttaccactgcctataaaaaccctttctcccaaaaatagcctccgaagaagcaaagaatcaaatttgttaaatttgaaaaagtataaaacacagaccaagactccgtcatgtaaatctgttcaacagaagcctcatttttaaaaaggcccaagtgaaaaccatagctctagtagaatgagctgtaatcccttcaggaggctgctgtccagcagtctcctaagctaaatgaattgtgcttttttttttaaaaccaaaagacagagaggttgctgaagtctttgacctctcctcttaccagaatagacaacaaacaaggtgaatgtttgatgaagatctgtagtagcttgtaagtaaaacgttaaaggacgaaccacgtccaaagtgtgtaatagacgttccttctttgaagaaggataagggtacaagaatggaacaacaatttcttgagtgatattcttgttagataccaccttaggtaaaaacccaggttggtacacaggaccaccttatccgtaaggaggaccagataaggagaattacattgtaacgcagataactcggagactctacgagccgaggaaatagctaccaaaaaggaactttccaagataaaagtttgatatctatggaatgaaaaaggttcaaacggaactccttgaagaaccttaagaaccaggtttaagctccatggcggagcaacagttttaaacacaggcttggttctaaccaaaacctgaccaaatgcctgaacatctagaatacctgccagacgcttgtgcaaaagaatagacagagtagaaatctgtccttttaaggaactagctgacaacccttttctcataatcatcgtggagaaaagataatatccttggaatcccaaatttactccatgagtaacccttggattcataacaataagatatttacaccatatctatgttaattttcctagagacaggatttcatgcctgtattaaagtatcaatgactgactcggagaagtcatgctttgataacatcaagcgttcagtctccaggcagtccatctcagattagttatatttagatggttgaaaagaccctgaggtagagggtcctgtctcagaaacagagaccgtggtggaaaggatgacatgtccaccagatctgtataccaggtcctgcgtggccacgcaggcgctgccaaaaacaccaaagcactctcctgcttgatcttgtgtaaacacctccggagggaatcccactcctccagatgaaaagtctgacgacttagaaaatccgcctcccagttctcaacacctgggatatggatagctgacagacaagagagagtctctgtccagtgaattattttaagactgctaacatcgctaggaaactatgttcccccttgatggatgatgtaagtcacagtcgtgatattgtccgactgaaaaatgatgtacctcagagttgctaactgaggccaagtctgaagagcatagAATACCGCTCCCAGTTCTAGAATATaccttagaaggagggtctcctcctgagtccactatccctgagccttcagggagttccagactgtatcccaacttaaaaggctggcatctgttgtaacaattgtcccatctgacctgcggaaagtcatacccttggacagatggacccgagatagtccccagagaagagaatctctggtctcttggtccagatttaacaggagaacaaatctgtgtaatccccgttcctctgactgagtctgcatagttgcagcggtctgaaatgaaggcgtgcaaacggtactatgtcccttgccgcaaccattaagccaattacattcatatactgagccaccaaagggcgcggatggaatgaagaacacaacagaaatttagaaactttgacaacctggactccgtcaggtaaattttcatttctatcagaatccctaggagggaaacccttgagattggagatagagaactcttcctgttcacttttccacccatgcgatctcagaaatgccagtactacgtccgtatgagacttggcaacttggatgtttgacgcctgtatcaggatgtcgtctaaataa is part of the Bombina bombina isolate aBomBom1 chromosome 6, aBomBom1.pri, whole genome shotgun sequence genome and harbors:
- the C6H5orf24 gene encoding UPF0461 protein C5orf24 homolog isoform X2 → MFRRQELSGMHKMMRPVTSGTVSFCTSGKSSCLNDDRMRSVDQFGLYTTQQSKYTHSVSHKTISCQTQETINEAHLQTTSSRDLETKGDGKKKKNLGRSGKRGRPSGTTKLAGYRTSTGRPLGTTKAAGFKTSPGRPLGTTKAAGYKVSPGRPPGKKQQAFMGSSDA
- the C6H5orf24 gene encoding UPF0461 protein C5orf24 homolog isoform X1, which produces MFRRQELSGMHKMMRPVTSGTVSFCTSGKSSCLNDDRMRSVDQFGLYTTQQSKYTHSVSHKTISCQTQETINEAHLQTTSSRDLETKGDGKKKKNLGRSGKRGRPSGTTKLAGYRTSTGRPLGTTKAAGFKTSPGRPLGTTKAAGYKVSPGRPPGSIKALSRLANLGYPSNNAAFPYPSAISRGLHSAVESSIKHPIE